In Harmonia axyridis chromosome X, icHarAxyr1.1, whole genome shotgun sequence, a single window of DNA contains:
- the LOC123686155 gene encoding uncharacterized protein LOC123686155 — MEKSSYTFLDPSCYVTPIKRQLVIASGYFPGDAISPPPEEVQRLIEWCRMEKKQLILGCDANAPHKVWGSTDINHRGEDLLDFLFSTNIEIVNVGNSPIFMNAIRREVIDLTLATPFSAGMVKNWRVSEEPSMSDYMAIEFNVEATSSADVECRIPRKTDWELYIAHIISDLKGLKYNISSNEDLENASAHFTSCLKRAFENSCPLRKKTISRDVPWWNNHYENLKKTARKAFNKAKREGSWNAYRLALTNYNKEVRKAKRQSWRSFCEGIDKTAQQLDFKRYYLRITLTQLAK; from the exons ATGGAAAAGTCTTCGTACACATTCTT AGACCCTTCGTGCTATGTCACTCCAATCAAGAGGCAGCTTGTTATCGCCTCAGGATATTTTCCAGGAGACGCCATCAGCCCACCACCGGAGGAAGTACAACGCCTCATCGAATGGTGCCGCATGGAGAAGAAACAACTGATTCTGGGCTGCGATGCGAACGCACCCCACAAAGTATGGGGCAGCACAGATATAAATCATAGAGGTGAGGATttgcttgattttctattttctactaACATAGAGATAGTAAATGTGGGTAATAGTCCAATCTTCATGAATGCGATCAGAAGggaagtaattgaccttacactGGCGACCCCTTTTAGTGCGGGGATGGTCAAGAACTGGAGGGTCTCAGAAGAGCCATCCATGTCAGACTATATGGCAATAGAATTCAACGTTGAAGCAACTTCTTCAGCTGATGTTGAGTGCAGGATACCCAGGAAGACAGACTgggaactttacatagcccacatAATTTCTGATCTGAAGGGCCTGAAATACAACATCAGCTCCAATGAGGATCTGGAGAACGCCTCTGCTCACTTCACATCATGTCTGAAGAGGGCATTTGAAAACAGTTGTCCACTCAGGAAGAAAACGATATCCAGAGACGTCCCCTGGTGGAACAATCATTATGAAAACCTCAAGAAAACTGCTAGAAAAGCCTTCAATAAGGCTAAGCGAGAAGGCAGCTGGAATGCCTATAGACTAGCCCTGACCAACTACAACAAAGAGGTCAGGAAAGCCAAAAGGCAGTCCTGGAGAAGCTTCTGTGAGGGAATAGATAAAACAGCCCAGCAGCTAGACTTCAAAAGGTACTATCTAAGGATCACTCTAACCCAATTGGCCAAATAA